Proteins from a single region of Mus pahari chromosome 2, PAHARI_EIJ_v1.1, whole genome shotgun sequence:
- the LOC110317436 gene encoding LOW QUALITY PROTEIN: taste receptor type 2 member 102-like (The sequence of the model RefSeq protein was modified relative to this genomic sequence to represent the inferred CDS: substituted 1 base at 1 genomic stop codon) — translation MGHLITQXQAVLSYAKLSMNMESVLHKFATVLIYVEFIFGNLSNGFIVLSNFLDWVIKQRLSLIDKILLALAISRITLIWEIYAWFKIVYDPSSFLIGIEFQIFYFSWILSSHFSLWLATTLSIFYLLRIANCSWQIFLYLKWRLKQLIVGMLLGSLVFLLGNLIPRTLEEKIYQYGRNTSVNAMGTDFVMWSELIFFNMAMFSVLPFTLALISFLLLIFSLWQHLQKMEFSSRRHRDPSTRAHRNALRIMVSFLLLYTMYFLSLLISWIAQKHQSELVDIIGMITELMYLSAHSFILILGNSKLKQTSFCMLRHLRCRLQKESITTTYTNQITSCCVFRVANKSMR, via the coding sequence ATGGGCCACTTGATCACCCAGTGACAGGCAGTGCTGTCATATGCCAAGCTTTCTATGAACATGGAATCTGTCCTTCACAAGTTTGCCACTGTACTAATATATGTGGAGTTTATTTTTGGGAATCTCAGCAATGGATTCATAGTGTTGTCAAACTTCTTGGACTGGGTCATTAAACAAAGGCTTTCCTTAATAGATAAAATTCTTCTTGCATTGGCAATTTCAAGAATCACTCTCATCTGGGAAATCTATGCTTGGTTTAAAATTGTATATGAtccatcttcctttttaattGGAATAGAAttccaaattttttattttagctggATCCTTTCTAGTCACTTCAGCCTCTGGCTTGCCACAACTCTCAGCATCTTTTATTTACTCAGAATAGCTAACTGCTCCTGGCAGATCTTTCTCTATTTGAAATGGAGACTTAAACAACTGATCGTGGGGATGTTGCTGGGAAGCTTGGTGTTCTTGCTTGGAAATCTGATACCAAGGACCCTTGAAGAGAAGATCTATCAATATGGAAGAAACACAAGTGTGAATGCCATGGGCACTGACTTTGTAATGTGGTCTGAGCTGATCTTTTTCAACATGGCTATGTTCTCTGTATTACCATTTACATTggccttgatttcttttctcctgcTGATCTTCTCTTTGTGGCAACATCTCCAGAAGATGGAGTTCAGTTCCAGAAGACACAGAGACCCTAGCACCAGGGCCCACAGGAATGCCTTGAGAATTATGGTCTCCTTCCTCTTGCTCTATACTATgtatttcctgtctcttcttaTATCATGGATTGCTCAAAAGCATCAGAGTGAACTGGTTGATATTATTGGTATGATAACTGAACTCATGTATCTTTCAGCCCACTCATTTATTCTGATCCTAGGAAATTCTAAATTAAAGCAGACTTCTTTTTGTATGCTGAGGCATTTGAGATGTAGGCTGCAAAAAGAGAGTATCACAACTACATATACCAACCAAATAACTAGCTGTTGTGTATTCCGTGTTGCAAACAAATCTATGAGGTAG
- the LOC110313827 gene encoding taste receptor type 2 member 125-like, with protein sequence MCGVLHSILTIIFILEFFIGNLGNGFTALVQCMDLRKRRKFPSADHFLTALAISRFALIWVLFLDSFVFIESPLLTRNTLRLIQTAWNMSNHFSIWFATILSIFYLFKIASFSNYLFLYLKWRAKRVVLVTLLLSMILLFLNIFLEIKHIDVWIYAAKRNIINGLSSNSFSEFSRLLLIPSLMFTLVPFGVSLIAVLLLVFSLMKHVRKMQYYTRGCKDVRTMAHFTALRTVVTFLLLYATFFLSRVVEVSMLEMDESLMLLFAKVTITIFPSIHSCIFILKHNKLRQDLLSVLKWLKCWCKRVKTWDS encoded by the coding sequence ATGTGTGGTGTTCTACATAGCATACTGAcaatcattttcattttggagTTCTTCATTGGAAATCTGGGGAATGGATTCACAGCTCTGGTACAGTGCATGGACTTACGAAAGAGAAGAAAGTTCCCTTCAGCAGATCATTTCCTCACTGCTCTGGCCATCTCCAGATTTGCTCTGATATGGGTTCTATTTCTAGATTCATTTGTGTTTATAGAATCCCCATTACTGACTAGAAATACATTAAGACTGATTCAGACTGCCTGGAATATGAGCAATCATTTCAGTATATGGTTTGCTACCATTCTCAGCATCTTTTATCTCTTCAAGATAGCCAGTTTTTCTAACTACCTTTTCCTCTACCTTAAGTGGAGAGCTAAACGGGTGGTTTTGGTGACACTGCTGCTATCcatgattcttttgtttttaaatatatttttagaaatcaaGCATATTGATGTCTGGATCTATGCAGCCAAGAGAAACATAATTAATGGTTTGAGTTCAAACAGTTTTTCGGAGTTTTCCAGGCTTCTTTTAATTCCAAGCTTAATGTTCACATTAGTACCCTTTGGTGTATCCTTGATAGCTGTCCTCCTCCTAGTCTTTTCCCTTATGAAACATGTAAGGAAGATGCAGTACTACACCAGAGGATGCAAAGATGTCAGAACCATGGCCCACTTCACAGCCCTGCGGACTGTGGTCACCTTCCTCCTACTCTATGCCACCTTCTTCCTGTCTCGAGTTGTGGAAGTTTCAATGCTCGAAATGGATGAAAGTCTGATGCTTCTGTTTGCAAAAGTTACTATAACAATTTTTCCTtccatccactcctgtattttcattttgaaacataaTAAGTTGAGACAGGACTTGCTTTCAGTACTGAAGTGGCTAAAGTGTTGGTGCAAGCGTGTGAAAACCTGGGATTCATAG
- the LOC110317425 gene encoding taste receptor type 2 member 124 yields the protein MVPVLHSISTIILIAQFVLGNLSNGLIVLKNCIDWINKKELSTVDQILIVLAISRISLIWETLIMWVKHQLISSITTEELKIILFSFTLSSHFSLWLATALSIFYLFRIPNCYWQIFLYLKWRIKQLIVQMLLGSLVFLVANMIQITINLEERFYQYGGNTSVNSRDTEFTILIELVLFNMTMFSVIPFSLALISFLLLIFSLWKHLQKMPCNSRGDPSATAHRNALRILVSFLLLYTMYYLSLLISWVAQKNQSELVHIICMITSLLYPSFHSYILIMGNYKLKQTSLWVLRQLGCRMKGQKTPTA from the coding sequence ATGGTACCTGTTCTGCACAGTATCTCCACCATCATACTAATTGCACAGTTTGTTTTGGGAAATTTGAGCAATGGTTTGATAGTGTTGAAGAACTGCATTGACTGGATCAATAAAAAAGAGCTCTCCACAGTTGATCAAATACTCATTGTCTTGGCAATTTCAAGAATTAGTCTCATCTGGGAAACACTAATTATGTGGGTTAAACATCAACTAATTTCATCTATTACCactgaagaattaaaaataattttgttcagCTTTACACTATctagccacttcagtctctggcTTGCTACAGCTCTTAGCATCTTCTATTTATTCAGAATACCTAACTGCTACTGGCAGATCTTTCTCTACTTGAAATGGAGAATAAAGCAGCTGATTGTTCAGATGCTGCTGGGAAGCTTGGTGTTCTTGGTTGCAAATATGATACAAATAACCATCAATCTTGAGGAGAGGTTCTATCAATATGGAGGAAACACAAGTGTGAATTCCAGGGATACTGAGTTCACAATTTTGATAGAGCTGGTGTTATTTAACATGACTATGTTCTCTGTAATACCATTTTCATTggccttaatttcttttcttctgctaaTCTTCTCTTTATGGAAACATCTCCAGAAGATGCCATGCAATTCTAGAGGAGACCCTAGTGCTACAGCTCACAGGAATGCCTTGAGAATTTTGGTCTCCTTCCTCTTGCTCTATACTATGTATTACCTGTCTCTTCTTATATCGTGGGTTGCTCAGAAGAATCAAAGTGAACTGGTTCACATTATTTGTATGATAACTTCACTCCTGTATCCTTCATTCCACTCATATATCCTGATAATGGGAAATTATAAATTAAAGCAGACTTCTCTTTGGGTACTGAGGCAGCTGGGATGTAGGATGAAAGGACAGAAAACACCAACTGCATAA